The proteins below come from a single Osmerus mordax isolate fOsmMor3 chromosome 3, fOsmMor3.pri, whole genome shotgun sequence genomic window:
- the qtrt1 gene encoding queuine tRNA-ribosyltransferase catalytic subunit 1 isoform X1 produces MAANVLKESETGMSVKKVVSTVSPLALRIVAECPVTKARACDLTLPHCTVSTPVFMPVGTQGTLKGITVDQLEGLGCQICLGNTYHLGMRPGPELIEKANGLHGFMNWKRNLLTDSGGFQMVSLVELSEVTEKGVKFRSPYDGKEILLSPEQSISIQNSLGSDIMMQLDDVVSSTVTGPRVEEAMKRSIRWLDRCIAANKNPDKQNLFAIIQGGLNPGLRRACLDEMTKRDVPGFAIGGLSGGEEKDDFWRMVTLSTDHLPREKPRYLMGVGYAVDLVVCVALGCDMFDCVFPTRTARFGSALVPWGSLQIKHKQFSKDFQPIDPDCQCPTCKRHTRAYLHALFKSDPAAMHHITIHNIVYQLTLMRSVRQSIVEGQFPEFVRAFMKRMYPNSAQYPTWAVDALASVNITLD; encoded by the exons ATGGCTGCGAATGTGCTGAAAGAATCTGAAACTGGTATGTCTGTTAAGAAAGTTGTTTCCACTGTTTCTCCTTTAGCTTTGCGAATTGTTGCTGAATGCCCGGTAACCAAAGCGAGAGCTTGTGATCTTACACTTCCACACTGTACGGTCAGCACCCCCGTTTTCATGCCGGTAGGAACTCAAGGTACATTGAAGGGAATCACGGTGGATCAGTTGGAGGGACTTGGATGTCAAATTTGTCTTGGCAACACATACCACTTAGGTATGAGGCCG GGTCCTGAACTGATTGAGAAGGCAAATGGCCTGCATGGCTTCATGAACTGGAAGAGAAACCTTTTGACA GACAGTGGAGGGTTCCAGATGGTGTCTCTTGTTGAACTTTCAGAAGTTACCGAGAAAGGGGTCAAGTTCAGATCCCCTTATGACGGCAAGGAGATCCTGTTGAGTCCTGAACAGTCCATCAGTATTCAGAATAGTCTAG GCTCTGACATCATGATGCAGTTGGACGATGTGGTCAGCAGTACAGTTACCGGACCCCGGGTAGAGGAGGCTATGAAGAGGTCGATTCGCTGGCTTGACCGCTGCATAGCCGCTAATAAAAATCCAGACAAGCAGAATTTGTTTGCCATTATTCAGGGAGGGTTGAACCCAGGGCTGCGAAGGGCCTGTTTAGATG AAATGACCAAACGAGACGTGCCCGGCTTTGCCATTGGTGGTCTGAGTGGAGGTGAAGAGAAAGATGACTTCTGGAGGATGGTTACACTCAGCACCGATCACCTGCCCCGCGAGAAGCCTCGCTACCTAATGGGTGTTGG CTATGCTGTGGACCTGGTGGTATGTGTCGCTCTGGGCTGTGACATGTTTGACTGCGTGTTCCCTACCCGTACTGCA AGGTTCGGATCAGCCCTGGTGCCATGGGGATCTCTCCAGATCAAACATAAGCAGTTTTCAAAAGACTTCCAGCCCATTGACCCAGACTGCCAGTGTCCCACCTGTAAGAG ACACACCCGGGCCTACCTGCATGCCCTGTTCAAGAGTGACCCTGCAGCTATGCATCACATCACCATCCACAACATTGTCTACCAG CTCACTCTTATGCGGTCAGTGAGACAGAGTATTGTGGAGGGTCAGTTCCCTGAATTTGTGCGAGCCTTCATGAAGAGGATGTACCCCAACAGTGCCCAGTATCCCACTTGGGCAGTTGACGCTTTAGCATCAGTCAACATCACACTGGATTGA
- the qtrt1 gene encoding queuine tRNA-ribosyltransferase catalytic subunit 1 isoform X2 has translation MRPGPELIEKANGLHGFMNWKRNLLTDSGGFQMVSLVELSEVTEKGVKFRSPYDGKEILLSPEQSISIQNSLGSDIMMQLDDVVSSTVTGPRVEEAMKRSIRWLDRCIAANKNPDKQNLFAIIQGGLNPGLRRACLDEMTKRDVPGFAIGGLSGGEEKDDFWRMVTLSTDHLPREKPRYLMGVGYAVDLVVCVALGCDMFDCVFPTRTARFGSALVPWGSLQIKHKQFSKDFQPIDPDCQCPTCKRHTRAYLHALFKSDPAAMHHITIHNIVYQLTLMRSVRQSIVEGQFPEFVRAFMKRMYPNSAQYPTWAVDALASVNITLD, from the exons ATGAGGCCG GGTCCTGAACTGATTGAGAAGGCAAATGGCCTGCATGGCTTCATGAACTGGAAGAGAAACCTTTTGACA GACAGTGGAGGGTTCCAGATGGTGTCTCTTGTTGAACTTTCAGAAGTTACCGAGAAAGGGGTCAAGTTCAGATCCCCTTATGACGGCAAGGAGATCCTGTTGAGTCCTGAACAGTCCATCAGTATTCAGAATAGTCTAG GCTCTGACATCATGATGCAGTTGGACGATGTGGTCAGCAGTACAGTTACCGGACCCCGGGTAGAGGAGGCTATGAAGAGGTCGATTCGCTGGCTTGACCGCTGCATAGCCGCTAATAAAAATCCAGACAAGCAGAATTTGTTTGCCATTATTCAGGGAGGGTTGAACCCAGGGCTGCGAAGGGCCTGTTTAGATG AAATGACCAAACGAGACGTGCCCGGCTTTGCCATTGGTGGTCTGAGTGGAGGTGAAGAGAAAGATGACTTCTGGAGGATGGTTACACTCAGCACCGATCACCTGCCCCGCGAGAAGCCTCGCTACCTAATGGGTGTTGG CTATGCTGTGGACCTGGTGGTATGTGTCGCTCTGGGCTGTGACATGTTTGACTGCGTGTTCCCTACCCGTACTGCA AGGTTCGGATCAGCCCTGGTGCCATGGGGATCTCTCCAGATCAAACATAAGCAGTTTTCAAAAGACTTCCAGCCCATTGACCCAGACTGCCAGTGTCCCACCTGTAAGAG ACACACCCGGGCCTACCTGCATGCCCTGTTCAAGAGTGACCCTGCAGCTATGCATCACATCACCATCCACAACATTGTCTACCAG CTCACTCTTATGCGGTCAGTGAGACAGAGTATTGTGGAGGGTCAGTTCCCTGAATTTGTGCGAGCCTTCATGAAGAGGATGTACCCCAACAGTGCCCAGTATCCCACTTGGGCAGTTGACGCTTTAGCATCAGTCAACATCACACTGGATTGA